The following coding sequences are from one Lathamus discolor isolate bLatDis1 chromosome 10, bLatDis1.hap1, whole genome shotgun sequence window:
- the LOC136019956 gene encoding serine protease inhibitor Kazal-type 5-like isoform X2, producing the protein MGCLDSSAGLRCYCVNPSIKCKSINIGNQVSQIFSNFSQGFTKTCSIRLVTSDVLCAGMWDWQRTQRGSSHKDNVASQASIKDECTKIWSLLRSGKFSCPTTKEHISSPDGKADLNKCLMCQRLLEKNSKNKGSGEEVNRNADSLGEDDCREFRDLFKKGKLSCTRENDPVRDSSGKQHSNKCIMCAEKFKRENGQESSKNRQKEDKDVCSEFRSQFEAGGRLSCTRENDPVRDSSGKQHINKCLMCAEKLKKEAQRGGQSGGTGQRNKQASGNTSQKGCSGSGSQQDTNERRPSSSSRGPQGNASQSGRNCKTAPGRKTQSRDTDAYRLLDCDRILHGVKGGRIFCSKSSEPVCGTDGKTYKNECDLCSAAMKASNYITVNYRGECKKPAPEVK; encoded by the exons ATGGGCTGTCTGGATTCCAGTGCAGGATTGAGATGTTACTGTGTAAATCCATCAATAAAGTGTAAATCCATCAATATAGGCAATCAAGTGAGTCAG ATATTTTCCAATTTCTCCCAAGGATTTACCAAGACGTGCTCTATCAG GTTAGTAACTTCTGATGTTCTCTGTGCTGGAATGTGGGACTGGCAGAGGACACAGCGTGGGAGCTCCCATAAAGACA aTGTTGCCAGCCAAGCTTCGATTAAG GATGAGTGCACGAAAATCTGGTCACTTCTGCGCAGTGGGAAGTTTTCCTGTCCCACCACCAAGGAGCACATCAGCAGCCCGGATGGAAAAGCAGACCTCAACAAGTGCCTGATGTGCCAAAGGCTGCT ggaaaaaaactcaaaaaacaaaGGGAGTGGTGAAGAGGTGAACAGGAATGCGGACTCCTTGGGAGAG GATGACTGCCGAGAGTTTCGGGACCTgttcaagaaaggaaaactttccTGCACCAGAGAAAATGACCCTGTCCGGGATTCATctgggaagcagcacagcaataAGTGCATCATGTGTGCAGAGAAGTT CAAAAGGGAGAATGGACAGGAGTCATCTaaaaacagacaaaaggaaGATAAG GACGTCTGCAGTGAGTTTCGCTCCCAGTTTGAAGCTGGTGGACGACTGTCCTGCACAAGGGAGAACGACCCTGTTCGGGATTCCTCTGGCAAGCAGCACATCAACAAATGTCTCATGTGCGCTGAGAAGTT AAAAAAGGAAGCCCAAAGAGGAGGTCAGTCTGGTGGAACCGGCCAGCGCAACAAACAAGCTTCAGGGAATACAAGCCAG AAGGGCTGCAGTGGTTCAGGGTCACAGCAGGATACGAATGAGAGACGCCCCTCCTCATCGAGCAGAGG CCCACAAGGAAATGCATCTCAGAGTGGTAGGAACTGCAAGACGGCGCCCGGCCGCAAGACACAGAGCAGGGACACCGATGCCTACCGGCTG ctggACTGTGATCGAATTCTGCACGGGGTAAAGGGTGGAAGGATTTTCTGCAGCAAATCCTCAGAACCAGTCTGTGGCACTGATgggaaaacatacaaaaatgaaTGTGACTTGTGTTCAGCTGCCAT GAAAGCTTCAAACTACATCACGGTAAACTATCGAGGTGAATGCAAAAAGCCTGCTCCTGAAGTG aaataa
- the LOC136019956 gene encoding serine protease inhibitor Kazal-type 5-like isoform X5: MKIEGASVVLALAFFCFFADVASQASIKDECTKIWSLLRSGKFSCPTTKEHISSPDGKADLNKCLMCQRLLEKNSKNKGSGEEVNRNADSLGEDDCREFRDLFKKGKLSCTRENDPVRDSSGKQHSNKCIMCAEKFKRENGQESSKNRQKEDKDVCSEFRSQFEAGGRLSCTRENDPVRDSSGKQHINKCLMCAEKLKKEAQRGGQSGGTGQRNKQASGNTSQKGCSGSGSQQDTNERRPSSSSRGPQGNASQSGRNCKTAPGRKTQSRDTDAYRLLDCDRILHGVKGGRIFCSKSSEPVCGTDGKTYKNECDLCSAAMKASNYITVNYRGECKKPAPEVK; encoded by the exons ATGAAAATAGAAGGTGCCTCGGTGGTCCTTGCTCTGGCGTTTTTCTGCTTCTTCGCAG aTGTTGCCAGCCAAGCTTCGATTAAG GATGAGTGCACGAAAATCTGGTCACTTCTGCGCAGTGGGAAGTTTTCCTGTCCCACCACCAAGGAGCACATCAGCAGCCCGGATGGAAAAGCAGACCTCAACAAGTGCCTGATGTGCCAAAGGCTGCT ggaaaaaaactcaaaaaacaaaGGGAGTGGTGAAGAGGTGAACAGGAATGCGGACTCCTTGGGAGAG GATGACTGCCGAGAGTTTCGGGACCTgttcaagaaaggaaaactttccTGCACCAGAGAAAATGACCCTGTCCGGGATTCATctgggaagcagcacagcaataAGTGCATCATGTGTGCAGAGAAGTT CAAAAGGGAGAATGGACAGGAGTCATCTaaaaacagacaaaaggaaGATAAG GACGTCTGCAGTGAGTTTCGCTCCCAGTTTGAAGCTGGTGGACGACTGTCCTGCACAAGGGAGAACGACCCTGTTCGGGATTCCTCTGGCAAGCAGCACATCAACAAATGTCTCATGTGCGCTGAGAAGTT AAAAAAGGAAGCCCAAAGAGGAGGTCAGTCTGGTGGAACCGGCCAGCGCAACAAACAAGCTTCAGGGAATACAAGCCAG AAGGGCTGCAGTGGTTCAGGGTCACAGCAGGATACGAATGAGAGACGCCCCTCCTCATCGAGCAGAGG CCCACAAGGAAATGCATCTCAGAGTGGTAGGAACTGCAAGACGGCGCCCGGCCGCAAGACACAGAGCAGGGACACCGATGCCTACCGGCTG ctggACTGTGATCGAATTCTGCACGGGGTAAAGGGTGGAAGGATTTTCTGCAGCAAATCCTCAGAACCAGTCTGTGGCACTGATgggaaaacatacaaaaatgaaTGTGACTTGTGTTCAGCTGCCAT GAAAGCTTCAAACTACATCACGGTAAACTATCGAGGTGAATGCAAAAAGCCTGCTCCTGAAGTG aaataa